In Carya illinoinensis cultivar Pawnee chromosome 7, C.illinoinensisPawnee_v1, whole genome shotgun sequence, the following are encoded in one genomic region:
- the LOC122317194 gene encoding zinc finger protein ZAT10-like gives MALEALNSPTTATPSFNFEDAASLQWLEPWAKRKRSKRGRFDHPPTEEEYLALCLIMLARGGGGATSRNINSTATATSQSHQSPSPAAPEVATAPAPKLVYKCSVCNKAFSSYQALGGHKASHRKLAAGLEDQSTSSTTSATVTASTVTASNNSSGRAHVCTICHKSFPTGQALGGHKRCHYEGGGGSGSSAVTTSEGVGSTHSHSHSHNNLHPRNFDLNLPALPEFSPNFFMSGEDEVESPHPAKKLRILMPPKIEISH, from the coding sequence GTTCAACTTCGAGGACGCTGCCAGCCTCCAGTGGCTTGAGCCATGGGCCAAGAGGAAGCGTTCGAAGCGTGGACGGTTTGATCACCCACCCACCGAGGAAGAGTACCTCGCTCTCTGCCTCATCATGCTCGCTCGTGGCGGTGGCGGCGCAACTTCCAGAAACATTAACTCCACCGCCACCGCCACCTCACAGAGCCACCAATCTCCCAGTCCTGCAGCACCAGAGGTGGCGACGGCACCTGCACCGAAGCTTGTGTACAAGTGTTCTGTTTGCAACAAGGCCTTCTCCTCTTACCAGGCCCTCGGTGGACACAAGGCCAGCCACAGAAAACTCGCCGCTGGACTCGAAGACCAATCCACCTCCTCCACCACCTCTGCCACCGTCACCGCCAGCACCGTCACGGCCTCCAACAACAGCAGTGGTAGGGCCCACGTGTGCACCATCTGCCACAAGTCCTTCCCCACAGGACAGGCCTTGGGTGGACACAAGCGTTGTCACTACGAAGGCGGTGGCGGCAGCGGAAGCAGCGCCGTCACCACTTCGGAAGGTGTAGGATCTACACACAGCCACAGCCACAGCCACAACAACCTTCACCCCCGTAACTTCGACCTCAACCTCCCCGCTTTGCCGGAGTTCTCACCTAATTTCTTCATGTCAGGGGAAGACGAGGTGGAAAGCCCTCATCCAGCGAAGAAGCTCCGCATCTTGATGCCACCAAAGATTGAAATTTCTCATTAG
- the LOC122315105 gene encoding LOB domain-containing protein 37-like, which yields MSCNGCRVLRKGCSETCVLRSCLQWIESPTAQGNAVLLLAKFFGRSDLLSFVSAVPESDRPALFQSLLYEACGRTVNPVDGAVGLMSRGMWHVCQLAVETALAGGTLTPITDITSAGISPDAFGTDESSVQSLFRPSVQRMQENQPSNPLTLSLQPRFSRSEISTDPRLPSPWRIKRSMDMMISFKSEDSEMTSLASSGNDRKLLNLFD from the exons atgagCTGCAACGGTTGCCGGGTGCTGCGAAAGGGCTGCAGCGAGACATGCGTTCTGAGATCGTGCCTGCAGTGGATTGAGTCTCCCACTGCCCAAGGTAACGCTGTTCTTTTGCTCGCCAAGTTCTTTGGCCGCAGCGACCTCCTTTCCTTCGTCTCCGCCGTTCCTGAATCGGACCGACCCG CTTTGTTCCAGTCCTTGCTATACGAAGCATGCGGGCGCACAGTGAATCCGGTCGACGGTGCTGTTGGACTTATGTCTCGCGGCATGTGGCACGTGTGCCAGTTGGCCGTGGAGACGGCCCTTGCTGGTGGTACTCTTACGCCAATAACGGATATCACAAGCGCCGGAATTTCCCCTGACGCATTTGGCACCGACGAATCTTCCGTGCAAAGCCTGTTCCGTCCATCGGTACAGCGCATGCAAGAAAATCAGCCGTCCAAtcctctcactctctcactGCAACCTAGGTTCTCCAGATCAGAGATAAGTACCGACCCGAGATTGCCCTCCCCATGGAGAATCAAGCGGTCGATGGACATGATGATTTCGTTCAAGTCCGAGGACTCCGAGATGACTAGCCTTGCAAGTTCTGGCAATGATCGGAAGCTTCTAAACTTATTCGACTGa
- the LOC122316662 gene encoding QWRF motif-containing protein 2-like isoform X1, giving the protein MVAAVSTTLNPKATTRSGPPQNPTRPPLLPSDPDNAVSPHRRSKSRQVTSRYMSSSSSSISTPSSTSNSRRCPSPLVSRTTTMTPMPSVSSLAKRSQSVERRRTATPRPSSLDSRAGSGNGEVSAAQKLLFTSARSLSVSFQGESFSLQVSKAKPAPSPSPSVRKGTPERRKATTPARAVDKTENSRLGTDQQRWPARLRQANCMSRSLDCTDERKKVGGPGSVVRALQSSMADVRVSSFDGRLGSESEKTVEFAVVGDSGIGSAEARWSDPVVASDTESVSSGSTSGAQDNGGGDGGQGPRVPRGIMVPARFLQDAHNRLRRQPEPCSPSAKNVGTKTMAPPKLIAPKKLSIDCPVLSPRGVVNSRGQLSPVRGAVRPASPSKLGTSAISSPLRGSSPCRIRNAMAGTPNSYLSNTPSILSFAADIRSGKIGDNRIVDAHLLRLLHNRFLQWRFVNARAGAALSVQRLNAERSLYNAWITTSKLRESVRAKRTELQLLKKNLKLTSILKGHMTYLEEWALMDWDYSSSLSGATEALKASTLRLPVVGGAKADVQNVKDAICSAVDVMQAMASSICLLLSKVGDVNSLVAELAKISVKERALLHQGNDLLSTIAAMQVTECSLRTHAVQQLKRQPSNLTQ; this is encoded by the exons ATGGTAGCTGCTGTGTCAACGACATTAAACCCCAAAGCTACGACTCGAAGTGGGCCTCCTCAAAACCCTACAAGGCCACCCCTCCTACCCTCCGACCCCGACAATGCCGTCTCTCCCCACCGCCGGTCGAAATCTCGACAAGTCACCTCTCGCTACAtgtcctcctcctcttcttctatttctacGCCTTCTTCGACTTCCAATTCCCGACGATGTCCATCGCCGTTGGTTTCTCGGACTACTACGATGACGCCAATGCCTTCGGTATCGTCTCTGGCTAAACGTTCACAGTCAGTGGAGAGGAGGAGGACGGCCACTCCTCGGCCCAGTTCTCTGGACTCGAGAGCTGGGAGCGGCAATGGTGAAGTGTCCGCGGCTCAGAAGCTATTGTTCACTTCGGCGAGGAGCTTGTCGGTGTCTTTTCAGGGTGAATCGTTCTCGCTCCAAGTCAGCAAGGCGAAGCCTGCGCCGTCTCCATCGCCGAGTGTGAGGAAGGGTACTCCGGAGAGGAGGAAGGCGACGACGCCGGCCAGAGCTGTCGATAAGACTGAAAACTCGAGGCTGGGGACGGATCAGCAGCGATGGCCTGCGCGATTAAGGCAAGCGAATTGTATGAGTAGGAGCTTGGATTGCACAGACGAAAGGAAAAAGGTTGGTGGACCCGGCAGTGTCGTGAGGGCGTTACAAAGTTCAATGGCGGATGTTAGGGTCTCTTCGTTTGACGGGAGATTGGGTTCAGAATCGGAGAAGACGGTCGAGTTTGCTGTTGTGGGCGATTCGGGTATTGGATCGGCGGAGGCACGGTGGTCTGATCCAGTTGTTGCTTCTGATACTGAAAGCGTGTCTTCTGGTAGTACTTCTGGAGCACAAGACAATGGTGGTGGTGATGGCGGACAAGGGCCGCGTGTACCTCGTGGTATAATGGTCCCGGCGAGATTTCTGCAAGACGCTCATAACCGGTTGCGGCGGCAACCCGAGCCCTGCTCACCATCTGCTAAGAATGTTGGGACAAAAACTATGGCCCCTCCTAAACTTATTGCACCAAAGAAGCTATCGATTGATTGTCCAGTATTGTCCCCCCGCGGAGTTGTGAATAGCCGGGGACAGTTGTCTCCTGTTCGAGGTGCCGTTCGGCCTGCGTCACCGAGTAAGCTTGGGACATCAGCGATATCATCCCCATTGAGAGGATCAAGCCCGTGTCGAATAAGAAATGCCATGGCTGGTACGCCGAATAGCTATTTGAGCAACACGCCATCGATTTTGAGTTTTGCCGCTGATATTAGGAGCGGGAAGATTGGGGACAACCGGATAGTTGATGCGCATCTGTTGAGGCTCTTGCATAACCGGTTCCTGCAATGGCGTTTCGTGAATGCTAGGGCAGGTGCTGCCCTCTCTGTGCAGAGGTTGAACGCAGAG AGAAGCCTTTATAATGCATGGATAACTACTTCAAAACTACGTGAATCAGTTAGAGCCAAgagaactgagttacaactgttgaagaaaaatttgaagCTAACTTCCATCCTAAAAGGGCAT ATGACATATTTGGAAGAGTGGGCTCTTATGGACTGGGATTACTCCAGTTCTTTGTCTGGAGCTACTGAAGCTTTGAAGGCTAGCACTCTCCGCCTTCCAGTTGTTGGTGGGGCAAAA GCTGATGTCCAAAATGTGAAGGATGCTATTTGTTCAGCTGTTGATGTTATGCAGGCAATGGCATCCTCCATCTGTTTACTGCTATCAAAG GTTGGGGATGTGAACTCTTTGGTCGCTGAACTTGCAAAGATAAGTGTAAAAGAGCGTGCTTTACTTCATCAGGGCAATGATCTCCTGTCAACAATTGCAGCCATGCAG GTGACTGAGTGTAGCCTGAGAACACATGCTGTACAACAACTAAAGCGCCAACCTTCAAATCTGACACAATGA
- the LOC122316662 gene encoding QWRF motif-containing protein 2-like isoform X2 has protein sequence MVAAVSTTLNPKATTRSGPPQNPTRPPLLPSDPDNAVSPHRRSKSRQVTSRYMSSSSSSISTPSSTSNSRRCPSPLVSRTTTMTPMPSVSSLAKRSQSVERRRTATPRPSSLDSRAGSGNGEVSAAQKLLFTSARSLSVSFQGESFSLQVSKAKPAPSPSPSVRKGTPERRKATTPARAVDKTENSRLGTDQQRWPARLRQANCMSRSLDCTDERKKVGGPGSVVRALQSSMADVRVSSFDGRLGSESEKTVEFAVVGDSGIGSAEARWSDPVVASDTESVSSGSTSGAQDNGGGDGGQGPRVPRGIMVPARFLQDAHNRLRRQPEPCSPSAKNVGTKTMAPPKLIAPKKLSIDCPVLSPRGVVNSRGQLSPVRGAVRPASPSKLGTSAISSPLRGSSPCRIRNAMAGTPNSYLSNTPSILSFAADIRSGKIGDNRIVDAHLLRLLHNRFLQWRFVNARAGAALSVQRLNAEMTYLEEWALMDWDYSSSLSGATEALKASTLRLPVVGGAKADVQNVKDAICSAVDVMQAMASSICLLLSKVGDVNSLVAELAKISVKERALLHQGNDLLSTIAAMQVTECSLRTHAVQQLKRQPSNLTQ, from the exons ATGGTAGCTGCTGTGTCAACGACATTAAACCCCAAAGCTACGACTCGAAGTGGGCCTCCTCAAAACCCTACAAGGCCACCCCTCCTACCCTCCGACCCCGACAATGCCGTCTCTCCCCACCGCCGGTCGAAATCTCGACAAGTCACCTCTCGCTACAtgtcctcctcctcttcttctatttctacGCCTTCTTCGACTTCCAATTCCCGACGATGTCCATCGCCGTTGGTTTCTCGGACTACTACGATGACGCCAATGCCTTCGGTATCGTCTCTGGCTAAACGTTCACAGTCAGTGGAGAGGAGGAGGACGGCCACTCCTCGGCCCAGTTCTCTGGACTCGAGAGCTGGGAGCGGCAATGGTGAAGTGTCCGCGGCTCAGAAGCTATTGTTCACTTCGGCGAGGAGCTTGTCGGTGTCTTTTCAGGGTGAATCGTTCTCGCTCCAAGTCAGCAAGGCGAAGCCTGCGCCGTCTCCATCGCCGAGTGTGAGGAAGGGTACTCCGGAGAGGAGGAAGGCGACGACGCCGGCCAGAGCTGTCGATAAGACTGAAAACTCGAGGCTGGGGACGGATCAGCAGCGATGGCCTGCGCGATTAAGGCAAGCGAATTGTATGAGTAGGAGCTTGGATTGCACAGACGAAAGGAAAAAGGTTGGTGGACCCGGCAGTGTCGTGAGGGCGTTACAAAGTTCAATGGCGGATGTTAGGGTCTCTTCGTTTGACGGGAGATTGGGTTCAGAATCGGAGAAGACGGTCGAGTTTGCTGTTGTGGGCGATTCGGGTATTGGATCGGCGGAGGCACGGTGGTCTGATCCAGTTGTTGCTTCTGATACTGAAAGCGTGTCTTCTGGTAGTACTTCTGGAGCACAAGACAATGGTGGTGGTGATGGCGGACAAGGGCCGCGTGTACCTCGTGGTATAATGGTCCCGGCGAGATTTCTGCAAGACGCTCATAACCGGTTGCGGCGGCAACCCGAGCCCTGCTCACCATCTGCTAAGAATGTTGGGACAAAAACTATGGCCCCTCCTAAACTTATTGCACCAAAGAAGCTATCGATTGATTGTCCAGTATTGTCCCCCCGCGGAGTTGTGAATAGCCGGGGACAGTTGTCTCCTGTTCGAGGTGCCGTTCGGCCTGCGTCACCGAGTAAGCTTGGGACATCAGCGATATCATCCCCATTGAGAGGATCAAGCCCGTGTCGAATAAGAAATGCCATGGCTGGTACGCCGAATAGCTATTTGAGCAACACGCCATCGATTTTGAGTTTTGCCGCTGATATTAGGAGCGGGAAGATTGGGGACAACCGGATAGTTGATGCGCATCTGTTGAGGCTCTTGCATAACCGGTTCCTGCAATGGCGTTTCGTGAATGCTAGGGCAGGTGCTGCCCTCTCTGTGCAGAGGTTGAACGCAGAG ATGACATATTTGGAAGAGTGGGCTCTTATGGACTGGGATTACTCCAGTTCTTTGTCTGGAGCTACTGAAGCTTTGAAGGCTAGCACTCTCCGCCTTCCAGTTGTTGGTGGGGCAAAA GCTGATGTCCAAAATGTGAAGGATGCTATTTGTTCAGCTGTTGATGTTATGCAGGCAATGGCATCCTCCATCTGTTTACTGCTATCAAAG GTTGGGGATGTGAACTCTTTGGTCGCTGAACTTGCAAAGATAAGTGTAAAAGAGCGTGCTTTACTTCATCAGGGCAATGATCTCCTGTCAACAATTGCAGCCATGCAG GTGACTGAGTGTAGCCTGAGAACACATGCTGTACAACAACTAAAGCGCCAACCTTCAAATCTGACACAATGA
- the LOC122317313 gene encoding uncharacterized protein LOC122317313 yields MKASGSCVLFLVVGTVFLFINFSCSITGSFIAGKVFAHHGEDGMIMTKTSRRLKENGYTSHSNRKRHTGNVNLDDYHPIDPVPSSKASIKPGPIQHGTPLNPYIPRPSPPDHPKNGGST; encoded by the exons ATGAAGGCTTCTGGATCATGCGTCTTATTCCTGGTGGTCGGAACTGTTTTCTTGTTCATTAACTTCTCGTGCAGCATAACGGGCTCCTTTATTGCCG GTAAGGTCTTCGCTCACCATGGCGAGGATGGTATGATAATGACCAAAACAAGCAGGAGGTTGAAG GAAAATGGCTATACTTCGCACTCAAACAGGAAGCGCCATACAGGTAATGTAAATCTGGATGATTACCACCCCATTGATCCGGTACCAAGTTCAAAGGCTTCCATAAAACCGGGACCTATTCAACACGGAACTCCTCTTAACCCATATATTCCAAGACCTTCGCCTCCTGATCATCCCAAAAATGGAGGCTCTACTTAG